Proteins from a genomic interval of Oncorhynchus mykiss isolate Arlee chromosome 21, USDA_OmykA_1.1, whole genome shotgun sequence:
- the LOC110500510 gene encoding E3 ubiquitin-protein ligase CCNB1IP1, which yields MSMCDDTLLCNYPKCRAKLCGFAWVTACSHAFCDQHGSGEFSRSPAICPACSSALSGKLDIVRTELSPSEEYKAMVLAGLRPETVLDISARALAFWTYQVHQERMFQEYSLSRAEGQVKQMEKVLTQQNQSRELELNAMRGEVTSLKKVMEEYKRKYSEVSERLMERNRQYQKLQGLYDSLRLRNMVVGDREAPRQPGPPEFNTGVVRKPSPRGSPHFLGMGPEGDSRLFSSLEPDAGAKTFFQFSSPARDRGRALLKKY from the exons ATGTCTATGTGCGACGACACTCTGCTCTGCAACTACCCAAAGTGTCGGGCGAAGCTGTGTGGGTTCGCCTGGGTCACAGCTTGCTCTCACGCCTTCTGTGACCAACATGGATCCGGAGAGTTCAGCCGCTCCCCGGCAATATGCCCGGCCTGCTCCTCTGCACTCTCGGGAAAGCTGGACATCGTGCGCACTGAGCTGTCGCCATCTGAGGAGTACAAGGCCATGGTGTTGGCGGGACTGAGGCCAGAGACAGTGCTGGACATAAGCGCCCGTGCCCTGGCTTTCTGGACTTACCAG gtgcACCAGGAGCGTATGTTCCAGGAGTACAGTCTGTCCCGGGCCGAGGGTCAGGTGAAACAGATGGAGAAGGTGCTGACCCAGCAGAACCAGAGCAGAGAGCTGGAGCTCAATGCCATGAGAGGGGAGGTCACCTCACTGAAGAAG GTGATGGAGGAGTACAAGAGGAAGTACAGTGAGGTATCAGAGCGTCtgatggagaggaacagacagtACCAGAAGCTACAGGGGCTCTATGACTCGCTGAGGCTACGCAACATGGTGGTGGGGGACAGAGAGGCACCACGCCAGCCAGGACCCCCGGAGTTCAACACAG GGGTGGTCAGGAAGCCCTCTCCCCGAGGTAGTCCTCACTTCCTGGGCATGGGCCCTGAGGGGGACAGCCGCCTTTTCTCCTCCCTGGAGCCCGATGCTGGAGCCAAGACCTTCTTCCAGTTCAGCTCTCCTGCCAGAGACAGGGGCCGGGCCTTACTCAAGAAATACTGA
- the ttc5 gene encoding tetratricopeptide repeat protein 5 gives MAEVDKDGDPAAEKDDLQILKELVDELYHFRDHYFETHSVEDAGRKQSDVAQEMEKTLTKLREKEESYKHSAEFLLLRGRCLGVAPEFSTTAEECLSRAVKLEPGLVEGWNILGEQYWKKGDLTTAKTCFTGALQQKKNKVSLRSLSMVLRQLPGVDEQGKRVLESVDMARQAVQLDVTDGTSWYILGNAYISLFFTCGQNPQMSQQALSAYAQAEKVDRTENSNPDLHFNRATLFQYEEMFGSALGGYSRAAALDPAWEEPPERERQLMEYLEKLTALTENKGKVKARRLRTMLSNLSTSALGPCSSPQFRSPAGRVGSLEPRNLSALTHGHNTGVAALGKVVFSLASEGRMAFTFGMVDSEETCCVIMVYNTADSWGVLIGDSVVIPEPQVKRHSVAHKDQTFDFRSIRVDSPLLLIVNGKRQNVQAQTAASVSYKPQSE, from the exons ATGGCGGAAGTGGATAAGGATGGTGATCCTGCGGCTGAGAAAGATGACCTACAGATTTTAAAG GAACTAGTGGATGAGTTGTATCATTTTCGGGATCATTACTTTGAGACTCACAGTGTGGAGGATGCAGGGAGGAAACAGAGTGATGTGGCACAGGAGATGGAGAAGACTCTAACGAAGCTTAGGGAGAAAGAAG AGTCGTATAAGCACAGCGCTGAGTTCCTGCTGCTGCGGGGCCGCTGCCTGGGGGTGGCACCAGAGTTTAGCACCACCGCCGAGGAGTGCCTGTCCAGGGCTGTGAAGCTGGAACCTGGGCTGGTGGAGGGCTGGAATATCCTGGGGGAGCAGTACTGGAAGAAAGGAGACCTGACCACCGCCAAGACTTGTTTCACTGGAGCCCTGCAGCAG aaaaAAAACAAGGTGTCTCTGCGCagtctgtccatggtgctgaggcAGCTACCGGGCGTTGATGAGCAGGGGAAGAGGGTCCTGGAGAGTGTGGACATGGCCAGGCAGGCTGTACAGCTGGACGTCACAGACGGCACCTCCTGGT ACATCCTAGGAAACGCCTACATCTCCCTGTTCTTCACCTGCGGACAGAATCCACAGATGTCTCAACAGGCTCTGAGTGCCTATGCACAGGCT gagaaaGTGGACCGAACAGAAAACTCCAACCCTGATCTACACTTCAACAGAGCCACG CTGTTCCAGTATGAGGAGATGTTTGGGTCTGCGCTGGGGGGGTACAGCCGGGCTGCGGCACTGGACCCCGCATGGGAGGAGCctccagagagggagaggcagctgATGGAATACCTGGAGAAACTCACAGCACTCACAGAGAACAAG GGGAAGGTGAAGGCCCGGCGCCTGCGGACAATGCTCTCCAACCTCAGCACGTCGGCCCTGGGGCCGTGCTCCTCCCCTCAGTTCCGCTCCCCCGCAGGCCGCGTTGGGAGCCTGGAGCCCCGCAACCTGTCTGCCTTGACACACGGCCACAACACTGGGGTGGCTGCCCTGGGCAAGGTGGTGTTCAGCCTGGCCTCCGAGGGACGCATGGCCTT tacGTTTGGCATGGTGGACAGTGAGGAGACCTGCTGCGTGATCATGGTTTATAACACGGCAGACAGTTGGGGTGTTCTGATTGGCGACTCAGTGGTCATCCCAGAGCCCCAGGTCAAACGCCACAGTGTAGCCCACAAGGAccag ACGTTTGACTTCCGCAGTATACGAGTGGACTCTCCCCTACTCCTCATCGTCAATGGCAAGAGACAGAATGTCCAGGCTCAGACTGCAGCCTCCGTCAGTTACAAACCCCAGagtgaatga